The following proteins are encoded in a genomic region of Burkholderia cepacia:
- the parA gene encoding ParA family partition ATPase, which produces MAAEIIAVTQQKGGVGKSTIAMHLGAAFHEKGKRVLVIDADRQNTLVHWSSASGDSENGIPFPVVNLAEADGQIHREIKKFINDYDIIVVDCPPSITEKVSGVVLLAASIAVIPTSSSPADYWSSVGLVKLIQQAQVMNEDLRAVFLLNKTEEKRMLTRELKRALEELGFPLLKTQIPTREAYKQAMALGQTVLQMNDRGGKLAAAEIRACADEIVAMLP; this is translated from the coding sequence TTGGCCGCGGAAATCATTGCAGTCACTCAACAAAAAGGTGGCGTCGGCAAAAGCACGATTGCCATGCACCTCGGCGCCGCGTTCCATGAAAAAGGGAAGCGCGTCCTCGTCATCGACGCAGACCGTCAAAACACGCTGGTTCACTGGTCGAGCGCATCCGGCGACAGCGAAAACGGCATCCCGTTTCCGGTCGTCAACCTTGCCGAAGCCGACGGCCAGATCCATCGCGAGATCAAGAAGTTCATCAACGACTACGACATCATCGTCGTGGACTGCCCGCCGTCGATCACCGAGAAAGTCTCAGGCGTCGTCCTGCTCGCCGCATCGATTGCAGTGATCCCGACTTCGTCGTCGCCGGCCGATTACTGGTCGAGCGTCGGGCTGGTCAAGCTGATCCAGCAGGCTCAGGTCATGAACGAAGATCTCCGCGCGGTCTTCCTGCTGAACAAGACCGAAGAGAAGCGCATGCTGACCCGCGAGCTGAAGCGTGCGCTCGAGGAGCTCGGCTTCCCGTTGCTGAAAACGCAGATCCCGACCCGGGAAGCGTACAAGCAAGCGATGGCGCTCGGTCAGACCGTGCTGCAGATGAACGATCGCGGCGGCAAGCTGGCCGCGGCCGAAATTCGTGCATGTGCCGACGAAATCGTCGCCATGCTGCCCTGA
- a CDS encoding zf-HC2 domain-containing protein, with product MLPGKCTDITRLLSDALDRHLTLHERLQVRIHLPTCSGCRAYRGQISLLRTAAKAAAGQEPNDDGSSSGER from the coding sequence ATGCTGCCGGGGAAATGTACTGACATCACGCGACTGCTGTCGGATGCGCTCGACCGGCATCTGACGCTGCACGAACGACTGCAGGTGCGCATTCATCTGCCGACCTGCAGCGGATGCAGAGCCTATCGCGGACAGATTTCGCTGTTGCGGACGGCCGCGAAAGCGGCGGCGGGGCAGGAGCCGAACGATGACGGTTCATCGTCCGGCGAACGCTAG
- the arsC gene encoding arsenate reductase (glutaredoxin) (This arsenate reductase requires both glutathione and glutaredoxin to convert arsenate to arsenite, after which the efflux transporter formed by ArsA and ArsB can extrude the arsenite from the cell, providing resistance.), protein MITIYHNPRCSKSRETLALVESLNTTGAPLNVVEYLKTPPTVEELETLHRQLARPVRDMLRDGEEPYKTLNLARADLTDAEAYAAIAAHPILLQRPIVVYRGKAAIGRPPESVKALFE, encoded by the coding sequence ATGATCACGATCTACCACAACCCCCGATGCTCGAAGTCGCGCGAGACGCTTGCGTTGGTCGAATCGCTGAATACCACCGGCGCGCCGCTGAACGTCGTCGAGTACCTGAAGACGCCGCCGACGGTCGAGGAACTGGAAACGCTGCATCGGCAGCTCGCTCGCCCGGTGCGCGACATGCTGCGTGACGGCGAGGAGCCGTACAAGACGCTGAATCTTGCCCGCGCGGATCTAACCGACGCCGAGGCCTATGCCGCGATTGCCGCGCATCCGATTCTGCTGCAGCGGCCCATCGTCGTGTATCGCGGCAAGGCGGCCATTGGCCGGCCGCCCGAATCGGTGAAAGCGTTGTTCGAATAA